Genomic window (Pongo abelii isolate AG06213 chromosome 4, NHGRI_mPonAbe1-v2.0_pri, whole genome shotgun sequence):
CTGGGGGAGGGCGCTCGGTGGCCTTCATTCCAGGCTGCCAGCCACACTGTGGAGCTGTGTCTCTGGCACCTCCCCGGGCCCCAGGAGGGAACACACACCATTCCCCACGACCCCAGACTTTGTCCTTGAGGATTCTGCTCCGCACTCCACTTGCACCAGCCGGTTTGGAAGTATCCCGCCTGTCCATGTGGAAACAGGCGGCACCCACACATTGTCAAGGGGCTGAGCCTGACAGGGGCTCCTCGTGGGCCTCGGAGCTATCCGCTGCCCTAATGAGAACACTGCCCCTCGGCCTCCACCGTTGGGGACTGACACCGGCAGCCCCACCCTGCTCCCTTCTTCCCATTCGGTGCAGCCCGGCCGGCCAAGTGCTTCTGTCCTGGTTTCCTCGAGACTCCTTctcttcccccacccaccccaggcgGAATGGAGGGGCCTCACGCCTCCATGTGGCCTTCAGGGTGGCTGCTTCTCTTTTGCCTGGGCAAGCCCCAAAGAGCATCGGTCCTCTTCTTTCCCGGCCTGTGTCTTGTCTGCATTCTGTACTTTGATCACCAGCGGGGCCCTCCCCTGAGCCCTGTCCCTTGTGGTGTTTACATGGGGGGAATAAGCCTCTTTGCCTCTCTCAGGGCCTCCTGCCCCTGTGCCCTCTGTTCCCTAGGGCCCCAGGGCCACAGTGgtacctctgcctgccaggtagGGTGCCCTGTTAGGTGGTATCAGGTTCCCTCGCAGAGCCTGGCTCTGAGACAGGGAGGTGGAGGGTAAGGGCAGATGGGTGTGAATGGGCATGAGGTCAAGAAGGAAGACACCCTGTGGCAGTGACCTGACTCCCAGTCCCCATGACATATTTGTGTGTAACCAAGGATCATGGCGCAAGGGACCACATTGGACCCTCTGGCCTCTGGGCCTTTCCCTGCCTTCAGGGCTAGAGAAAAACTGAacagtggagtggggagggggcatCACCCTACTTGACTGAGCATGTTCCATGCTGCTTTGACCTTAACCTGACCTGAGTTCATCAGTCCAGTGGGGagttctctccctcttcccattaCTTACCCAGGGGCTGATGCAGAGCTGGGAGGGAGAGGCCACTGCCCTTGGCTGAGGGGCCCAGTAACCATGCCTGCCTCCCTAGGCTCATCTTTGGCACCCTGTACCCAGCCTATTCTTCCTACAAGGCCGTGAAGACAAAAAACGTGAAGGAATATGTGAGTGGATGACCCTTCACCCCCTACCCaactcacatggcagagagaggggAGGGCATTGGATCCTATTACAGATGGGGGTGACTTTGCACCAACGCTGTCAGCCACTAACAAGACCCACCAGCAAAGGAGGGCCCAGGGTGTCCCGCACAGCGCCTCCAACATGGCTGGCAGGCAGAAGTGGGGTCCTGGGTGTTCTCCCCAGCCCAGGCATGTTCGACAGGCAGAGTTGGGGTCCTGGGTGTCCCTGGCCCCTCAGCCCTGTGCCCCAGCCTGCgcttccctctgtccctcaggtgAAATGGATGATGTACTGGATTGTCTTTGCCTTCTTCACCACGGCCGAGACGCTCACGGATATAGTGCTCTCCTGGTGAGGTCCAGCGTCCCCTCCTGCATCTCAGGGCCCACGGCCTCTGCCTTTCTCTACCCAGCCAGCCAAACAAAAGACTGGGCCTGGGGGTGAAGCTCCTCCCATTCCTGACAATTTCGTAGGGTCCTTGATATCTCCCCTCTCATGCCTAACTTGGCCTGCAGAAGAACAGACATAGTAGTGCCAGGCaagggggctcacacctgtaatcccagcactttgggaggcctaggtgggtggatcatttgaggtcaggagtttgagaccagcctggccaacatggtgaaaccccgtctccactaaaaatacaaaaaaaaattagctgggcgtggtggcgcccctgtaatcccagctactagggaggccgaggcaagagaattgcttgaacccaggaggtggaggttgcagtgagctgagatcgtgccattgcactccagcctgggcaacagagtgagactccatctcaaaaaaaaaaaacaaaaaaggagtaaGAACAAACATAATCCCTATGTTTCTTTCTGGTGGCAGCCAGAGCACCTCAGTGGAATTCAGGAAACCTGCTTCTTCCATGCTGCCTGTGACCTGCCTAAGGtcacagtttccttatttgtaaaataggcaTATGATTCACTCCTATAAACACTGGATACTTATTTCCAAGGCATTTTCCAGGCTGTACTAGACTACGTATGTATGAGCACTTTGAGGACAGGGAATATGTCTTAATCATCTGTATATTCACAGCAGGAACTCAAAAAGGTTTACTGAATGATCAGATACCTCTTGGAAGAGGGGACTAATAACACAGTTCATCGGAACTCAAGAAGAGAATTTTACCAAGGGGGAGAGGACAAGAGATCATTACATTTATAGATAAGACCCTTGCATTTGAGAAAAATAGTTTTAGGAgaggaaagagatggagagatgggTTAAAAATTGAGGgtaaaggccgggcgtggtggctcacgcctgtaatcccagcacgttgggaggctgaggcaggcagatcacgaggttagcagatcgagaccatcctggccaacatggtgaaaccccgtctctactaaaaatacaaaaattagctaggcatggccgggcgaggtggctcacacctgtaatcccagcactttgggaggctgaggcgggcagatgacgaggtcaggagatcgagaccatcctgaccaacacggtgaaaccccatctctactaaaaaacaaaatacaaaaaattagccgggcgtggtggcgggcgcctgtagtcccagctactcgggaggctgaggcaggagaatggcgtgaacccaggaggtggagcttgcagtgagttgagatccagccactgcactccagtctgggcaacaaggtgagactccgtctcaaaaaaagaaaaaaaaattaactattatggcacctgcttgtaatcccacctacttgggaggctgagacaggagaatcgcttgaacccaggaggcagaggttgcagtgagccgagattgtgccactgcactccagcctggcaacagagcaagactcagtctcaaaaaaaaaaaaaaaaaaaaagtgagagtaaaggccgggcatggtggctcctacttgtaatcctggcactttgggaagccaaggcaggaggatcacttgagcctaggagtttgagatcagcctgggcaacatagcaagacccgcctattaaaaaaaaattggccaggtgcggtggctcatgcccataatcacagcactttgggaggccgaggggggcagatgacctgaggtcaggagttcaagaccagcctgaccaacatggtgaaaccccatctctactaaaaatacaaaattagccaagcgtggtggcgcatgcctgtaatcccagctactcagggggctgaggcagaagaattgcttgaacccaggaggcggaggttgcagtgagccaagattgcgccactgcactccagcctgggcaacaagaacgagactctgtctcaaaaaaaattaaaaagttgagaGTAGGGCAAGGGTGgtgaagtgaaaaacaaaattgagGGTAGTGAATAtagatgccttttttttctttttctgagatagaatctcactctgtcattcaggttggagtgcagtggtatgatctcggctcactgcagcctcgacctcctgggctcaagtgatcctcccacctcaacctcctgagtagctgggaccacaggcacacgccaccacacctggcttattttttattttttgtagagatggggttttgctgtgttgccaggctggtcttgaactcctgggctcagatgatcctcccacattggctcccaaagtgctgggagattacaggccactgtgccaggcctatacATGTGTCTTGACACAGCAAAAGAGAGAGCTTTGATGAGGGCTTTGTGAGGACATAGGTGACCTGAAGGAGCTTGTGACCAGAGGAGAAGGCACTATGGGGACTGAAGGGCAATCCTGAAAAGTGAGGGGCATGTCACGGCGAGGCAGGAGGGTACGGAGCAAGCTAGAGAAGTCCCAGGCCTCTCGATGATAGGGAGGACAGGAAAGGAAGGGGTGAAGACCCAGGTGTGGGCCTGCACAGTCAAGAGTTTCCCTTGGTGTTGACCCTAGGGCAGAGGAAGGGGGGTTTTCTCTAGGAGTGAGAGGGCTGGGGCTTGGGGAGAGGATGAGGCAAGGAGAGTTGCTGCTGGGGGAAATTCCTTCTAGTGTCACTGCTTATCTTCCTGTCTGAAGCCTCAGCTGAGCCCTCCAGACCCTTTCGGATTAGAAAGGAGCAGTCCCATGAGCCCCATGGGGACCCCAGCGCACTAAGAGTGAGGGGCTGCGCAGGGTCACACACGGGGCCGGTGCTGCTGGACACAGGGCACCTCCCGACTCCCTGCCCTGTACTCTGCGCTTGCCCCTGTCCCAACAGGTTCCCCTTCTACTTTGAACTGAAGATCGCCTTCGTGATATGGCTGCTGTCCCCTTACACCAAGGGCTCCAGCGTGCTCTACCGCAAGTTTGTGCACCCAACGCTGTCCAACAAGGAGAAGGTTTGCCCCCACTCTCAGCTCACCTCCCAGCCTGCCCCCAGCCAAGGCAGTCCAGAGCCTGCAGCCTCATACAGACTGGCCCTCCCTGTGGGGCCCAGAGCCCAAAGTGACCTGGCAGAGCTGCCGTGGCCTCCTGGAGCAGGCAGGGGCCTCTGTCCAGGGGTGAACAAGGGTAGGGCAGgacctctcctcttctcccttcccctccaatCCCATAGGAGATCGACGAGTACATCACACAGGCCCGAGACAAGAGCTATGAGACCATGATGAGGGTGGGCAAGAGGGGCCTGAACCTTGCCGCCAATGCTGCAGTCACAGCTGCCGCCAAGGTGAGATGGGGGCCGGCTCGGACTCTCAGGGCCCCTGCCTTGTACAAAGGGCCCTGGCCAGGCCCCTTTGCATCTACCCTGTACTCGGGGC
Coding sequences:
- the REEP2 gene encoding receptor expression-enhancing protein 2 isoform X2; its protein translation is MVSWIISRLVVLIFGTLYPAYSSYKAVKTKNVKEYVKWMMYWIVFAFFTTAETLTDIVLSWFPFYFELKIAFVIWLLSPYTKGSSVLYRKFVHPTLSNKEKEIDEYITQARDKSYETMMRVGKRGLNLAANAAVTAAAKGVLSEKLRSFSMQDLTLIRDEDALPLQRPDGRLRPSPGSLLDTIEDLGDDPALSLRSSTNPADSRTEASEDDMGDKAPKRAKPIKKAPKAEPLASKTLKTRPKKKTSGGGDSA
- the REEP2 gene encoding receptor expression-enhancing protein 2 isoform X1 — its product is MVSWIISRLVVLIFGTLYPAYSSYKAVKTKNVKEYVKWMMYWIVFAFFTTAETLTDIVLSWFPFYFELKIAFVIWLLSPYTKGSSVLYRKFVHPTLSNKEKEIDEYITQARDKSYETMMRVGKRGLNLAANAAVTAAAKGQGVLSEKLRSFSMQDLTLIRDEDALPLQRPDGRLRPSPGSLLDTIEDLGDDPALSLRSSTNPADSRTEASEDDMGDKAPKRAKPIKKAPKAEPLASKTLKTRPKKKTSGGGDSA